The following coding sequences lie in one Euhalothece natronophila Z-M001 genomic window:
- a CDS encoding CRR6 family NdhI maturation factor, which translates to MTITIKLTKDSIDQLDLSPLQRELEPILTQGNLTEFEQQFQFQFDYPREESDPREWSEVPEVRLWFLRLDTVYPWFIFFLDWRNGELARYTAMLVPHQFSRAEGIQFNPEALELFVMRKVFILYDWLKTQEVSGYGRITAFSQMLGYDVDESFFNQLS; encoded by the coding sequence ATGACCATTACCATCAAATTAACTAAAGATAGCATTGATCAGCTTGATTTATCACCATTACAGCGTGAATTAGAGCCAATTTTAACGCAAGGAAACCTAACCGAATTTGAACAACAATTCCAATTCCAGTTTGATTATCCCCGAGAGGAGAGTGATCCTCGCGAGTGGTCAGAAGTTCCTGAAGTTCGTCTCTGGTTTTTACGCCTAGACACGGTTTATCCTTGGTTTATCTTCTTTCTTGACTGGCGCAATGGGGAATTAGCTCGTTATACTGCTATGTTAGTTCCTCACCAGTTTAGTCGGGCTGAAGGCATCCAATTTAATCCTGAAGCCCTAGAATTGTTCGTGATGCGTAAGGTATTTATTTTATATGACTGGTTAAAAACGCAAGAGGTGTCTGGCTATGGGCGGATTACTGCTTTTAGTCAAATGTTAGGCTATGACGTGGATGAATCTTTTTTTAATCAGCTTTCGTAA
- a CDS encoding tetratricopeptide repeat protein yields the protein MGLKQNLFISLLACAGIWGATIPPSYSQALLPHTLEPNFESLEEQGVRLAQDAAQLVRFQQFDAALARVKVATQLAPEVYEPWFILGSLQVRNDNPEEAITALKKAHELAPDESRVLFTLGSAYFRQGDYEQAVAELQAGLEIEPNSPEALFDLGNAYFQLDDYDSAIAAYEEAFELEAGFWPAINNIGLIRYEQGDVEQAIADWETAMEITDEFAEPKLAIAVALYQQGREQEAHSLGEEALQQDERYGTLDFLEENLWGEKLLTDAAEFFLSPPMEETLTRLQITPPDPE from the coding sequence ATGGGCTTAAAACAGAATTTGTTTATTTCATTACTAGCTTGTGCAGGAATTTGGGGTGCGACAATTCCCCCCTCTTATTCCCAAGCCTTACTGCCACATACTTTAGAACCAAACTTTGAAAGTTTAGAAGAACAGGGAGTTCGGTTAGCTCAAGATGCGGCGCAACTGGTTCGCTTCCAACAATTTGATGCTGCCTTAGCACGGGTAAAAGTGGCAACCCAACTTGCGCCAGAAGTTTATGAACCTTGGTTTATTTTAGGCAGTTTACAAGTAAGAAACGATAATCCTGAAGAGGCAATTACTGCTCTTAAAAAAGCCCATGAACTTGCCCCAGATGAGTCAAGAGTGTTATTTACCCTTGGCTCGGCTTATTTTCGTCAAGGAGACTATGAGCAAGCAGTAGCAGAATTACAAGCAGGCTTAGAGATTGAACCAAACTCTCCCGAAGCTCTTTTTGATCTCGGTAATGCTTATTTCCAACTAGATGACTATGATAGCGCGATCGCGGCTTATGAAGAGGCATTTGAGTTAGAAGCAGGATTTTGGCCAGCCATTAATAATATTGGCTTAATTCGCTATGAACAAGGAGATGTGGAACAAGCCATTGCCGACTGGGAAACTGCCATGGAAATTACAGATGAGTTTGCCGAACCTAAACTCGCTATTGCTGTGGCGCTGTATCAACAAGGAAGAGAACAAGAAGCTCATTCTTTAGGAGAAGAAGCCTTACAGCAAGATGAACGTTATGGTACTCTTGACTTTCTAGAAGAAAACCTTTGGGGAGAAAAATTACTCACTGATGCAGCAGAGTTTTTCCTATCTCCCCCCATGGAAGAAACCCTCACTCGTTTACAAATTACCCCACCTGATCCAGAGTAG
- a CDS encoding DNA gyrase/topoisomerase IV subunit A, with product MAKQLNLTGGNQIIPTALHSEMQQSYLEYAMSVIVGRALPDVRDGLKPVHRRILYAMHELGLTPDRPFRKCARVVGDVLGKYHPHGDQAVYDALVRMVQEFATRYPLLAGHGNFGSLDNDPPAAMRYTETRLAPLATEALLNNIGEATVDFVGNFDNSQQEPVVLPAQLPVLLLNGCSGIAVGMATNIPPHNLGEVVDGLIALIDKPELPDEKLWELIPAPDFPTGGEIIDLEGVKEAYRTGRGTVRVRGVVKVEQLHYRRRHRTALVVTEFPYQVNKASWIEKVAELVNGGRIEGIADIRDESDRAGVRVVIELKRDASSDEVLGQLYHQTALQSNFGTILLALVDNAPCQLSLRGLLENFLRFREETLTRQYTHQLEVARKRLHLAEGLLTALNHLDAVIDILRNAPDGSTAKAQLQVQLGISDQQGDSILAMPMRRLTGLERQKLEAEVNELQGEIEKLETLLGDRKELLKSLKKELRGLKRRYGNERRTRLVTETKVASKSKEKTGKKQTATPVKVTDQPSDSALIEITQQEKIYWCEQPTEEKGSKSKDFVVFRDQLKTESPLIAITDSGKAYAVKKDSVSAVYQQKTPLKKVLQGIGSKSEESCLHYGYLPQQDLILLTQQGRIKRLSASEVANIGNRGLTLLKLKERDRVVDLCLAREEEDLLLATSAGRILRFKIDEIQVPPMGRSAQGNLATRLRQNEQPVGCVSLSSEDSILVVSELGYGKRIPVNALRRGSRGDIGTQGLQFINSSDRVSGMLPGQPEKQMVKLVSNQGRVFTLNIKDVPFWGKDGVGDRVVQLKGEEKITQLIPLHLA from the coding sequence ATGGCAAAACAGTTAAATCTTACGGGCGGTAATCAAATTATTCCCACAGCCCTCCACTCGGAAATGCAACAATCGTATTTAGAATATGCGATGAGCGTCATTGTGGGGCGAGCCTTACCCGATGTTCGTGATGGCTTAAAACCTGTTCATCGACGGATTTTATATGCAATGCATGAGCTAGGGTTAACCCCAGATCGTCCCTTTCGGAAATGCGCTCGCGTGGTTGGGGATGTTCTAGGGAAATATCATCCTCACGGGGATCAAGCGGTGTATGATGCGCTGGTGCGGATGGTACAGGAATTTGCCACTCGTTATCCACTGTTAGCAGGACATGGCAATTTTGGCTCTCTGGATAATGATCCTCCTGCTGCCATGCGTTACACCGAAACCCGACTTGCCCCCCTCGCCACTGAAGCCCTCCTCAATAACATTGGGGAAGCAACGGTGGATTTTGTGGGTAACTTTGATAATTCCCAACAAGAACCTGTGGTGTTACCAGCACAATTGCCAGTGCTGCTTCTCAATGGCTGTTCAGGAATTGCTGTGGGGATGGCAACGAATATTCCGCCTCATAATCTAGGGGAAGTGGTGGATGGGTTAATTGCCCTCATTGATAAGCCTGAGTTACCCGATGAAAAGTTATGGGAGTTAATTCCAGCCCCTGATTTTCCTACTGGTGGCGAAATTATTGATTTAGAGGGAGTGAAAGAAGCCTATCGCACAGGGCGCGGTACAGTTCGGGTGCGAGGAGTGGTAAAAGTAGAACAGTTGCATTACCGCCGTCGTCATCGTACCGCCCTAGTAGTGACTGAGTTTCCCTACCAAGTGAATAAGGCAAGTTGGATTGAAAAAGTTGCCGAGTTAGTGAATGGGGGACGCATTGAGGGCATTGCTGATATACGGGATGAGAGCGATCGCGCTGGCGTGCGTGTTGTCATTGAGTTAAAACGGGATGCTTCTTCCGATGAGGTATTGGGGCAACTCTATCATCAGACGGCTCTACAATCCAATTTTGGGACAATTCTTCTCGCTTTAGTGGATAATGCCCCCTGTCAACTGTCTTTAAGGGGATTATTAGAGAATTTTCTCCGCTTTCGAGAGGAAACTCTCACTCGTCAATATACCCACCAGTTAGAGGTGGCAAGAAAACGCTTACACCTGGCAGAAGGCTTATTAACGGCGCTTAATCATCTAGATGCAGTGATTGATATTCTCAGAAATGCCCCTGATGGTAGTACCGCGAAGGCACAGTTACAGGTGCAATTAGGTATTAGTGATCAGCAAGGGGATTCCATTTTAGCCATGCCCATGCGCCGTTTAACGGGGTTAGAGCGACAAAAATTAGAGGCGGAAGTGAATGAGTTACAGGGAGAAATTGAAAAGTTAGAAACGCTTTTAGGAGATCGTAAGGAGTTATTAAAATCTCTGAAAAAAGAATTACGGGGCTTAAAACGGCGTTATGGTAATGAGCGACGCACTCGCCTTGTGACAGAAACGAAAGTTGCGTCAAAATCAAAAGAAAAAACTGGGAAAAAGCAAACAGCAACTCCTGTCAAAGTTACGGATCAACCTTCAGACTCAGCGTTAATCGAAATTACCCAACAAGAGAAAATTTACTGGTGTGAACAGCCGACGGAAGAAAAGGGAAGTAAAAGCAAAGATTTTGTGGTATTTCGCGATCAATTAAAAACGGAATCCCCCTTAATTGCCATTACCGATTCAGGGAAAGCCTATGCTGTCAAAAAAGACAGTGTCAGTGCTGTTTATCAGCAGAAAACGCCATTAAAGAAAGTTTTACAAGGAATTGGCAGTAAAAGTGAAGAATCTTGTCTCCATTATGGCTATTTACCACAACAAGATTTAATTCTGTTAACACAACAAGGGCGGATTAAACGGTTGTCAGCGTCAGAAGTGGCAAATATTGGCAATCGGGGGCTAACATTGCTGAAATTAAAAGAGCGCGATCGCGTTGTCGATTTATGTTTAGCCAGAGAAGAAGAAGACTTATTACTGGCAACTTCTGCAGGACGAATTTTGCGATTTAAAATTGATGAAATTCAAGTTCCCCCCATGGGACGCAGCGCCCAAGGTAATCTTGCCACCCGTTTACGGCAAAATGAACAGCCTGTGGGATGTGTTTCCCTCTCATCGGAAGATTCTATTTTAGTGGTTTCAGAATTAGGCTATGGAAAAAGAATCCCTGTTAATGCACTGAGACGGGGAAGCCGTGGTGATATTGGCACACAGGGACTGCAATTTATAAATAGCAGCGATCGCGTTTCGGGAATGCTTCCAGGACAACCAGAAAAACAGATGGTTAAGTTAGTCAGTAATCAAGGGCGAGTCTTTACCCTGAATATTAAAGATGTCCCCTTTTGGGGAAAAGATGGTGTCGGCGATCGCGTGGTGCAATTAAAGGGAGAAGAGAAGATTACCCAACTCATTCCCCTTCATCTCGCCTAA
- a CDS encoding CO2 hydration protein, producing the protein MVTTQFEPSQHRLAEDIYRLEAGEALLKDSPENLIEVVGILKSYGVVLDAYAKNLKYIAEHQFLVFFNFFKYFNGEVTPKKLLRHWWHDRINYEYAEYVMRVMMWHGGGGLDDYLDSPEFKKIADQLIREKFKFNPLMFGFHVVFEDFLTEHMRQMAYYKGLGDFWTIMSKIFLELSDRYLNGEIKNVPDVVQHIQDGLVADANFPITYSVTLRGKTYDLIPESAGLTFLPDTAVPYVESIFFRGTPFPGLVSYNAQAYQIPVQQEEFGYGALHADVVATGTAGVPPTLLMQDMRHFLPDYLTEFYQQWGRGEGDLLVKICQSFQKSMFCVTTAAVRGLAPHPFDTTDIEEKRANRRYLEQWMDRMLKTRLQIANAS; encoded by the coding sequence ATGGTTACTACACAGTTTGAACCGTCTCAACATCGTCTTGCTGAAGACATTTACCGTTTAGAAGCAGGAGAAGCACTATTAAAAGATTCCCCCGAAAACTTAATTGAAGTAGTGGGGATTTTAAAGAGTTATGGTGTTGTTTTAGATGCCTATGCCAAGAACTTAAAATATATTGCGGAACATCAGTTCTTAGTTTTTTTCAATTTCTTTAAGTATTTTAATGGGGAAGTAACTCCTAAAAAACTATTGCGCCACTGGTGGCATGATCGCATTAATTATGAATATGCTGAATATGTCATGCGAGTGATGATGTGGCATGGGGGTGGCGGTTTAGATGACTATTTAGACTCGCCAGAATTTAAAAAAATTGCTGATCAACTAATTCGAGAAAAGTTTAAGTTTAATCCCCTAATGTTCGGTTTTCATGTTGTTTTTGAAGACTTTTTGACCGAGCATATGCGTCAAATGGCTTATTATAAAGGTCTGGGAGATTTTTGGACGATCATGAGTAAAATCTTTTTAGAACTCAGCGATCGCTACTTAAACGGCGAAATTAAAAATGTCCCCGATGTTGTCCAACATATTCAAGATGGGTTAGTTGCTGATGCCAATTTCCCCATTACTTACAGTGTTACCTTACGGGGTAAAACCTATGATCTGATTCCCGAGTCAGCAGGGTTAACTTTCCTTCCAGATACAGCAGTTCCCTATGTGGAATCCATTTTCTTCCGTGGGACTCCCTTCCCCGGATTAGTTTCCTATAATGCCCAAGCCTATCAAATTCCGGTCCAACAAGAGGAGTTTGGTTATGGAGCGTTACACGCAGATGTGGTTGCCACTGGAACGGCTGGTGTTCCCCCAACCTTATTGATGCAGGATATGAGACATTTTCTCCCTGACTATTTAACAGAATTTTATCAGCAATGGGGACGAGGAGAAGGAGACTTATTAGTTAAAATTTGTCAGAGTTTCCAAAAGTCGATGTTTTGTGTTACGACGGCGGCAGTGCGAGGGCTTGCCCCTCATCCCTTTGATACCACTGATATTGAGGAAAAACGGGCTAATCGCCGTTATTTAGAACAATGGATGGATCGGATGTTAAAAACTCGCTTACAAATTGCAAATGCGAGTTAG
- a CDS encoding NADH-quinone oxidoreductase subunit M: protein MLSALIWIPVIGGIIIGFLPEKQAEKARPLAFVFAGIILAFTFAIALQFDPNQSGLFLSESFSWLEQLGLTYSLGVDGLALPLIFLNSFLTFVAIYASSPKIARSRFYYALLLFLSAGTAGAFLAQNVLLFFLFYEVELIPLYFLIAIWGGTNRGYAATKFLLYTALSGALVLASFLGLVWLSGASSFDYEPLRSQMLPLGSQIILLIILLVGLAIKIPIFPFHTWLPDAHVEASTPISVLLAGVLLKLGTYGLLRFGVGLFPEAWAVLAPYLAIIAAISALFGALAAISQKDMKRVVAYSSIAHMAYILLAAATATSLSLVAAMAQMVSHGLISALLFLLVGVVGKKTGTRDVDTLRGLLNPERGLPIIGSLMILGVMASAGIPGMVGFITEFMVFRSAFNTFTIATLLCMVGTGLTAVYFLLMINRVFFGRLPQAFSDLPVVPWSDRIPAIVLAALIVILGLQPNWLVRWSEVETASLSQFHGEAVVSLESH from the coding sequence ATGCTTAGTGCTTTAATTTGGATACCAGTTATTGGTGGAATCATCATTGGTTTCTTACCAGAAAAACAAGCGGAAAAAGCCCGTCCTTTAGCGTTTGTTTTTGCGGGAATCATTCTCGCCTTTACCTTTGCCATTGCTTTACAATTTGACCCTAACCAAAGTGGGTTATTCCTGTCTGAATCCTTTTCTTGGTTAGAGCAATTAGGGTTAACTTACTCCTTAGGAGTTGATGGGCTAGCATTACCATTAATTTTTTTGAATAGTTTTCTCACGTTTGTTGCTATTTATGCTAGTAGTCCCAAAATTGCGCGATCGCGCTTTTACTATGCCCTCCTTCTCTTTCTCTCTGCAGGAACAGCAGGAGCATTTTTAGCGCAAAATGTGCTACTCTTCTTCCTCTTTTACGAAGTTGAGTTAATTCCCCTTTATTTCCTCATTGCCATTTGGGGAGGAACCAATCGAGGCTATGCAGCCACAAAATTCTTGCTTTATACCGCCCTTTCTGGGGCATTAGTCCTAGCTTCTTTCTTAGGATTAGTTTGGCTAAGTGGGGCTTCTAGCTTTGATTATGAACCCTTACGCTCCCAAATGCTTCCCCTTGGTAGCCAAATCATTCTCCTGATTATCCTCCTAGTGGGGTTAGCCATTAAAATTCCCATTTTTCCCTTCCATACTTGGTTACCTGATGCTCACGTGGAAGCCTCAACCCCAATTTCTGTCCTCTTAGCAGGGGTGCTTTTAAAGCTGGGAACTTATGGTCTTTTACGCTTTGGAGTGGGCTTATTCCCTGAAGCATGGGCAGTGCTTGCACCGTATTTAGCAATTATTGCCGCCATCAGTGCTTTATTTGGGGCTTTAGCCGCCATTTCCCAGAAGGATATGAAGCGAGTGGTTGCCTATTCTTCCATTGCTCACATGGCGTATATTTTATTAGCGGCTGCCACGGCTACTTCCCTCAGTTTAGTTGCTGCTATGGCACAAATGGTTAGTCATGGTCTCATCTCAGCGTTATTATTCTTATTAGTTGGGGTTGTAGGCAAGAAAACGGGAACCCGAGATGTGGATACCTTACGGGGCTTACTAAACCCTGAGCGCGGTTTACCAATTATTGGCAGTTTAATGATTTTAGGGGTGATGGCAAGTGCTGGCATTCCGGGGATGGTAGGCTTTATCACCGAGTTTATGGTCTTTCGCAGTGCTTTTAATACTTTCACCATTGCGACCCTACTTTGCATGGTGGGAACAGGACTCACGGCGGTTTATTTCTTATTAATGATTAACCGTGTCTTTTTCGGGCGTTTACCCCAAGCATTTAGTGATTTACCTGTGGTTCCTTGGTCTGACCGCATTCCAGCGATTGTATTAGCAGCTTTAATTGTCATTTTGGGATTACAACCGAATTGGCTTGTACGTTGGAGTGAAGTGGAAACAGCAAGTTTATCTCAGTTTCATGGAGAAGCTGTGGTTAGTTTGGAATCTCATTAA
- a CDS encoding NAD(P)H-quinone oxidoreductase subunit F, whose amino-acid sequence MGDLLIQGTWLIPFYGLMGALLTLPWSMRLIRQTGPRPAAYINLLMSAIAFLHGSTVFILTWGDEPRELIWHWFQVADLDLTLAMEISPVSLGGLELVTGVTLVTLLYGLGYMEKDWSLARFYGLMGFFEAALSGIVLSDSLLLSYGLLELLTLSTYLLVGFWYAQPLVVTAARDAFLTKRVGDILLLMGLVALSSYGVDLTFSGIAEWSETANLAPLTATLLGLALIAGPVGKCAQFPLNLWLDEAMEAPAPASLMRNSIVVTAGAYVLIKLHPIFELSPIVKEALIAIGLVTAVGASFVAIAQIDLKRALSHSTSAYLGLVFVAVGLGRLDIALLLLLIHAIAKTLLFMSVGAIILTTSDQNITQMGGLWSKMPVTTISFLVGSSGLVVLLPLGNFWVMGQWLELESASTLPEWLLAFVLLVNALSALNLTRVFRLVFLGEPQPKTRRAPEVNWPMAFPMVALIVIALLAPLIPQQWQLWFASSGSLASTIDVIQQPEMLLLVLSGLIGVILGATIALPRTWMRPVRSSSRFLQDFLAYDFYLDRIYRWSVVLVVELASKFSAWLDRYVIDGVINLVGFGTLFSGQSLKYSASGQSQFYLLTILMGGALLLMLLMNWSF is encoded by the coding sequence ATGGGTGATCTGTTAATACAAGGAACTTGGTTAATTCCATTTTATGGATTAATGGGAGCACTTTTAACGCTTCCTTGGTCGATGAGGCTGATTCGGCAGACAGGACCAAGACCTGCAGCCTATATTAATTTATTGATGAGCGCGATCGCGTTTTTACATGGTTCGACAGTGTTTATTCTCACTTGGGGAGATGAACCAAGAGAATTAATTTGGCATTGGTTTCAAGTTGCTGATTTAGACCTAACTTTAGCCATGGAAATTTCTCCCGTGAGTTTGGGAGGATTAGAGTTAGTCACTGGGGTAACGCTGGTGACATTACTTTATGGCTTAGGCTATATGGAAAAGGATTGGTCTTTGGCTCGTTTTTATGGCTTAATGGGCTTTTTTGAAGCTGCCTTGTCAGGGATTGTCCTTAGTGATTCTTTACTCCTCAGTTACGGGTTATTGGAATTATTGACTCTTTCTACTTACTTATTGGTGGGCTTTTGGTATGCTCAACCTTTAGTGGTAACTGCAGCCAGAGATGCCTTTTTAACGAAACGAGTGGGGGATATCCTCCTCTTAATGGGGTTAGTTGCCCTGTCTAGCTATGGGGTTGATTTAACGTTTAGTGGCATTGCGGAATGGAGTGAGACGGCTAATTTAGCTCCTTTAACAGCTACATTATTAGGTTTAGCGCTTATTGCTGGCCCAGTGGGAAAATGCGCCCAATTTCCCTTAAATTTGTGGTTAGATGAAGCCATGGAAGCTCCTGCCCCAGCATCTTTAATGCGAAATTCAATTGTGGTGACAGCAGGGGCGTATGTTTTAATTAAACTGCATCCCATTTTTGAACTGTCTCCCATTGTGAAAGAGGCGTTAATTGCCATTGGCTTAGTGACTGCTGTGGGGGCTTCTTTTGTCGCGATCGCGCAAATTGACTTAAAACGGGCGTTATCCCATTCCACTAGTGCTTATCTGGGGCTAGTATTTGTGGCAGTGGGATTAGGGCGCTTAGATATTGCCTTATTACTGTTATTAATTCACGCGATCGCGAAAACCCTCTTATTTATGAGTGTGGGTGCAATTATTCTCACCACTAGCGATCAAAACATTACGCAAATGGGCGGTTTATGGTCAAAGATGCCCGTGACAACTATTTCTTTCCTAGTTGGTTCATCAGGGTTAGTGGTACTTCTTCCCTTGGGGAACTTTTGGGTAATGGGACAATGGCTAGAACTAGAAAGTGCTAGCACGCTCCCTGAATGGTTACTGGCGTTTGTATTACTAGTTAACGCGCTCAGTGCCTTAAATTTAACGCGAGTATTCCGTTTAGTTTTTTTAGGAGAGCCGCAACCCAAAACCCGACGCGCCCCAGAAGTGAACTGGCCAATGGCATTTCCCATGGTGGCGTTGATTGTCATTGCGCTTCTTGCCCCGTTAATTCCCCAACAGTGGCAACTGTGGTTTGCTTCTAGTGGCTCTCTTGCCAGCACCATTGATGTAATCCAACAACCTGAAATGTTATTACTGGTGTTATCGGGTCTAATCGGGGTAATTTTAGGTGCAACCATTGCTCTACCCAGAACTTGGATGCGACCGGTGCGGAGTAGTTCTCGCTTTCTCCAAGACTTTCTTGCCTACGACTTTTATTTAGATCGGATTTATCGTTGGAGTGTGGTGTTAGTGGTGGAACTAGCCTCTAAATTTAGTGCTTGGCTTGACCGCTATGTCATTGATGGCGTAATTAATTTAGTTGGGTTTGGCACGCTATTCAGTGGTCAAAGCCTGAAATATAGTGCCTCTGGTCAATCGCAATTTTACTTACTGACAATTTTGATGGGGGGAGCATTACTGCTGATGCTTCTGATGAATTGGTCGTTTTAA
- a CDS encoding carbon dioxide-concentrating mechanism protein CcmK, with amino-acid sequence MPIAVGMIETLGFPAVVEAADAMVKAARVTLVGYEKIGTGRVTVIVRGDVSEVQASVSAGVDSANRVNGGEVLSTHIIARPHENLEYVLPIRYTEAVEQFR; translated from the coding sequence ATGCCAATTGCGGTTGGAATGATTGAAACTTTAGGCTTCCCTGCTGTCGTCGAAGCAGCGGATGCGATGGTAAAAGCAGCCCGTGTTACACTTGTGGGCTATGAAAAAATTGGCACCGGACGTGTCACCGTGATTGTTCGTGGCGACGTTTCAGAAGTGCAAGCCTCGGTTAGTGCTGGGGTGGACTCAGCCAACCGAGTCAATGGCGGTGAAGTGTTATCCACCCACATTATTGCCCGTCCCCACGAAAACTTAGAGTATGTGCTACCAATTCGCTACACCGAAGCCGTAGAACAATTCCGATAG
- a CDS encoding carbon dioxide-concentrating mechanism protein CcmK, translating into MAIAVGMIETLGFPAVVEAADAMVKAARVTLVGYEKIGTGRVTVIVRGDVSEVQASINAGTESVKRVNGGQVLSTHIIARPHENLEYVLPIRYTEAVEQFREGVGSPRNITRQ; encoded by the coding sequence ATGGCAATTGCAGTCGGAATGATTGAAACCTTAGGCTTTCCAGCTGTTGTTGAAGCAGCAGATGCGATGGTAAAAGCCGCCCGAGTAACCCTTGTGGGTTATGAAAAAATTGGTACTGGACGTGTCACCGTGATTGTACGCGGTGATGTGTCAGAGGTTCAGGCTTCAATTAACGCCGGAACCGAGTCTGTGAAACGAGTTAATGGCGGACAAGTGTTATCCACCCACATTATTGCTCGTCCTCACGAAAACTTAGAGTATGTTCTGCCCATTCGTTATACCGAAGCCGTAGAACAGTTCCGAGAAGGCGTAGGAAGCCCTCGTAACATTACTCGTCAATAA
- a CDS encoding EutN/CcmL family microcompartment protein, with product MQMAKVRGTVVGTQKLRSMTGVKLLLLQFIDHNGELLPKYEVAADPVGAGLEEWVLVNRGSAARQEEGHQNRPLDAMVVAIIDTVTVDNRRIYGEQQS from the coding sequence ATGCAAATGGCAAAAGTTCGGGGGACCGTAGTTGGCACGCAAAAACTCCGCAGTATGACGGGGGTAAAGTTGCTATTACTACAGTTCATTGATCACAATGGCGAACTCCTCCCCAAATACGAAGTAGCGGCGGATCCAGTAGGTGCTGGACTCGAAGAATGGGTATTGGTTAATCGGGGAAGTGCCGCTCGCCAAGAAGAAGGTCATCAAAACCGTCCCCTCGATGCAATGGTGGTAGCCATTATTGATACCGTTACCGTCGATAATCGTCGGATTTACGGGGAACAGCAATCGTGA